One genomic segment of Spirochaetota bacterium includes these proteins:
- a CDS encoding phosphoribosylformylglycinamidine synthase subunit PurQ: protein MPKPAVLVLTGYGINCDEETRYAFERAGADARIVHINDIIASPAMMAHFQIVAFPGGFSYGDDTGSGKALANRVKNNLMDEFRSFIERDTLMLGICNGFQVMANLGIVPALVETIGDVQVSLERNNTARYQCRWVDLAVGPGNASVFIKGMERLHVPVAHGEGNFYASSEVLAAIEEKKLVALRYVRPDGSPADGEFPFNPNGSLDDIAAISDASGRILGMMPHPERNILFTQRDDWTYIREKAKREGARPDEESEGMTLFRNAVRYFK, encoded by the coding sequence ATGCCAAAACCAGCCGTACTCGTGCTCACCGGATATGGAATAAACTGCGACGAGGAGACGCGCTACGCCTTCGAGCGCGCCGGCGCCGACGCGCGCATCGTGCACATCAACGACATCATCGCCTCGCCGGCAATGATGGCGCACTTTCAGATAGTGGCGTTTCCGGGCGGTTTTTCGTACGGCGATGACACCGGAAGCGGCAAGGCGCTCGCCAACCGCGTAAAGAACAACCTCATGGACGAGTTTCGCTCCTTCATAGAGCGCGACACGCTCATGCTCGGAATCTGCAACGGCTTTCAGGTGATGGCGAACCTCGGCATCGTACCGGCCCTGGTCGAAACTATCGGAGACGTCCAGGTGTCGCTCGAGCGCAACAACACCGCCCGGTACCAGTGCCGGTGGGTGGACCTGGCCGTAGGTCCGGGAAACGCCTCGGTTTTTATAAAGGGAATGGAGCGCCTGCATGTTCCCGTTGCGCACGGAGAGGGCAACTTCTACGCGTCGTCGGAGGTGCTTGCGGCGATCGAGGAGAAGAAGCTCGTTGCCCTGCGTTATGTGCGGCCCGACGGATCGCCGGCGGACGGGGAGTTTCCGTTCAACCCCAATGGTTCGTTAGACGATATCGCAGCGATATCGGACGCGAGCGGCCGAATACTCGGCATGATGCCCCATCCCGAGCGGAACATCCTGTTCACCCAGCGCGATGACTGGACGTATATAAGGGAGAAGGCTAAAAGGGAAGGGGCCCGTCCGGACGAAGAGAGCGA